The following proteins are co-located in the Silene latifolia isolate original U9 population chromosome 1, ASM4854445v1, whole genome shotgun sequence genome:
- the LOC141607828 gene encoding uncharacterized protein LOC141607828, producing MGSFKGHVVPGTLFLMVGLWHMWCSVYRYVTSPKTFRVRTWNPVPGFGGRLRYLELYMVVIGAFIDLCIELVYSPHLKYFVNGILNPSHMNNFEHSGMLIMFFIYGLVALVSVETSLLPLPEGALCLVGATAFSSEYLLFYFHSTNHKGLEGYYHYILVLLIGLCVLTSVLGALVPSSFPIDLSNSMAIALQGLWFYQTAFTLYGPMMPDGCQLNGNEIACRSSDNQIRGELLANFQLFSMVVGVFVLVAVSYAFANSRFGHANREGLRTADGDL from the exons ATGGGATCATTTAAAGGTCATGTAGTTCCAGGTACATTGTTTCTGATGGTGGGATTATGGCATATGTGGTGTAGTGTGTATCGATACGTTACGAGTCCGAAGACTTTTCGGGTCCGGACATGGAATCCGGTTCCGGGATTCGGTGGAAGGCTTAGGTACTTGGAGTTGTATATGGTGGTGATTGGTGCTTTTATTGATTTGTGCATAGAGCTTGTGTATTCTCCTCATCTTAAGTACTTTGTAAATGGGATCTTGAATCCGAGTCATATGAACAACTTTGAACACTCTGGAATGCTCATCATGTTCTTCATCTATGGCCTCGTTGCTCTCGTCTCGGTTGAAACCAG CTTACTACCCTTGCCTGAAGGAGCTCTTTGTTTGGTCGGTGCCACAGCATTCTCGTCAGAATACCTGCTATTTTATTTCCACTCGACAAATCATAAAGGCCTGGAAGGTTATTACCACTATATCCTTGTTCTCTTGATAGGCCTGTGTGTCTTAACTAGTGTTCTTGGTGCGCTTGTTCCCTCAAGTTTCCCTATCGACTTATCTAATAGCATGGCGATTGCTCTTCAAGGCCTTTGGTTTTATCAGACTGCCTTTACCCTTTACGGCCCTATGATGCCCGATGGCTGTCAACTCAATGGAAATGAGATTGCTTGCCGCTCATCAgataaccaaatcagaggagaatTGCTTGCAAACTTTCAGCTGTTTTCAATGGTGGTTGGTGTTTTTGTCCTTGTTGCGGTATCATATGCTTTTGCCAATTCAAGATTTGGCCATGCTAATCGAGAAGGCTTACGGACAGCTGATGGTGATTTGTAG